The stretch of DNA CGGGGCCGAAGGATTCCACCCGCAGCCGTACGCGCCCGTCGTCGATCAGCAGTTCGGCGCCGACTTCCAGCGCGGCGTAGATTTCCGCGTGCGGCAGCGGTGCGCGGCGCTGGTCGCCCAATAGTTCGTAGTCCATGTCGAGGCGAAAGGCGTCGCCGGCGCGCAGCGTGACCGGGCCGTCGGTGAAGGCGCCCAGACGCAGCTTGGGGCCTTGCAGGTCGAGCAGCACGCCGATCGGACGGCCGCTATCGCGTTCGATGGCGCGGATGATGTCCAGCCGCTGTTTGTGGTCGGCATGGCTGCCGTGGCTGAAGTTCAGGCGGAACACGTCGGCGCCGGCATCGAACAGCGCTTCGATGGTGGCGCGGTCGCTGCTGGCCGGGCCGAGCGTGGCGACGATTTTGGCGTTGCGTTGGCGGTGCATATCAATTCCCCGTGATGAGTAAGGCGCGGAAGTCGTTGACGTTGGTGAGCGTGGGGCCGGTGACGACGCTGTCGTCCAGCGTCTGGAAGAAGCCGTGGCCGTCGTTGTTATCCAGACTGTCGGCGGGGCGCAGGCCGGCGGCAAAGGCGCGCTGCAAGGTGTCCGGCGTGATGAAGGCGCCGGCGATTTCCTCCTGGCCGTCGACGCCGTCGGTGTCGCCGGCCAGTCCATGCACGTTGGCCTGGCCTTGCAGCGCGATGGCGCAGGACAGCAGGAATTCCACATTGCGGCCGCCGCGTCCTGTGCCGCGCACAGTGACGGTGGTTTCGCCGCCGGATAGCAGCATGCAGGGTGCGGCGAACGGCTGTCCATGGCGCGCGGTTTGCAGCGCGATGCCGGCCATGACTTTGCCGACCTCGCGCGCTTCGCCTTCGATGCTGTCGCCGAGGATGTGGGCGGGGACGCCGTGTTGTGCGGCCACGCGGGCGGCGGCTTCCAGCGCCATTTGCGGTGTGGCGATGATGTGGATTTCGTTGTTGGCCAGGCGCGGGTCGCCGGGTTTGATGGATTCGCCACGGCCGCTGCGCAGCACGTCCAGCACGCGCTCGGGCAGGTCGATGCCGTAGCGCTGGCTGATGGCGAGGGCGTCGGCGCAGGTGCTGGCGTCCGGCACGGTGGGGCCGGAGGCGATGTCGCGCGGGTCGTCGCCGGGAACGTCGGAGATCAGCAGGGTGACGACTTTGGCCGGGTGGCAGGCGGCCGCCAGCCGGCCGCCTTTGATGGCGGACAGGTGGCGGCGCACGCAGTTCATTTCGCTGATGGTGGCGCCGGAAGTCAGCAAAGCC from Duganella dendranthematis encodes:
- a CDS encoding glycerate kinase type-2 family protein, with amino-acid sequence MNALNDVAARGLLRRMFDAAIAAAQPALCVPPALPAAPKGRLIVIGAGKASAEMARAVERNWPGPLTGLVVTRYGYAVPCERIEIVEAAHPVPDAAGLQAARRILDRVQGLSADDTVLCLISGGGSSLLPLPLEGITLEDKQQINQALLTSGATISEMNCVRRHLSAIKGGRLAAACHPAKVVTLLISDVPGDDPRDIASGPTVPDASTCADALAISQRYGIDLPERVLDVLRSGRGESIKPGDPRLANNEIHIIATPQMALEAAARVAAQHGVPAHILGDSIEGEAREVGKVMAGIALQTARHGQPFAAPCMLLSGGETTVTVRGTGRGGRNVEFLLSCAIALQGQANVHGLAGDTDGVDGQEEIAGAFITPDTLQRAFAAGLRPADSLDNNDGHGFFQTLDDSVVTGPTLTNVNDFRALLITGN